The following proteins are co-located in the Ignavibacteriales bacterium genome:
- a CDS encoding amidophosphoribosyltransferase codes for MNNYSLSENANSYCGIFGIFNSPTASFDTYYGLHALQHRGQEACGIVTRSFSDNEKPLFNIHKGDGLVSEVFADQNILKEFLPGDAAIGHNRYSTTGSSKSRKNIQPFIVNYRLGNLAVAHNGNLTNAKQLRDELVNEGSIFQTTSDTEVILHLIARSRLAKQEDQIIEALKRIEGAFCLVILTDDKLIAARDPYGFRPLSLGKLNGSFVVASETCAFDINNAAFLREVEPGEMIIIDRETASEGRVNSIHYAEKLAHQKHCIFEYIYFSRPDSFIFGHNVDKMRRRLGKTLARNHPVVDKDGDKVIVISVPDSSNTTALGYQSELEKQGINSKLEIGLIRSHYIGRTFIQPGQANREIGVRIKFNTVKGVLEGRTVVVIDDSIVRGTTSKQLIKLIREANPKSIHFRVSSAPIMHPCYYGMDFPSEQELIANRLKGNIKEIEKYLEVDSLEYLSIQEMLQAVAEAEEENFCTACFSGNYPTKIDLNFKKDIYEI; via the coding sequence ATGAATAACTATTCTCTTTCTGAAAATGCAAATAGCTATTGCGGCATTTTCGGTATTTTTAATTCTCCAACGGCTTCGTTTGATACTTATTACGGTTTACATGCTTTACAACATAGGGGGCAGGAAGCATGCGGTATTGTAACCAGAAGCTTTTCTGATAATGAAAAACCTCTTTTCAATATTCATAAAGGTGATGGTCTTGTTTCCGAGGTATTTGCAGATCAAAATATTCTTAAAGAATTTTTACCCGGTGACGCTGCAATTGGACATAATAGATATTCAACCACAGGTTCTTCGAAATCCCGTAAGAATATACAGCCGTTCATTGTGAATTATCGTTTGGGTAACCTTGCCGTTGCACACAATGGAAATCTTACAAATGCAAAACAACTTCGTGATGAGTTGGTAAATGAAGGATCCATTTTCCAAACTACAAGTGATACGGAAGTGATACTTCATCTTATTGCAAGATCAAGGTTGGCTAAGCAGGAAGACCAGATTATTGAAGCTTTAAAAAGAATTGAAGGCGCTTTCTGTTTAGTGATTTTAACCGATGATAAATTAATTGCCGCTCGCGATCCCTATGGATTTAGACCTCTATCATTAGGTAAATTAAATGGTTCCTTTGTCGTTGCATCTGAAACCTGTGCATTTGATATCAATAACGCTGCTTTTTTGCGTGAGGTCGAACCAGGTGAAATGATAATTATTGACCGGGAGACTGCCTCCGAAGGTAGGGTTAATTCAATTCACTATGCGGAAAAATTAGCACATCAGAAACACTGCATATTTGAATACATCTATTTTTCTCGACCAGACAGTTTTATTTTTGGACATAATGTAGATAAGATGAGAAGAAGGTTAGGTAAAACTCTTGCACGCAATCATCCGGTAGTTGATAAGGATGGGGATAAAGTCATAGTTATCAGCGTACCAGACAGCTCTAACACGACTGCACTCGGTTATCAATCCGAGCTTGAAAAACAAGGGATAAATTCTAAATTAGAAATTGGATTGATTAGAAGTCATTACATTGGCAGAACATTTATTCAACCGGGCCAAGCAAATAGAGAAATTGGTGTTCGAATAAAATTCAATACTGTAAAAGGAGTTTTGGAGGGAAGAACTGTTGTTGTGATTGATGATTCGATTGTGCGGGGAACTACTTCGAAGCAGCTTATTAAATTAATTCGTGAAGCAAATCCAAAATCCATTCACTTTAGAGTTTCATCTGCCCCTATTATGCATCCATGTTATTATGGCATGGATTTCCCGAGCGAACAAGAATTAATTGCCAATCGTTTAAAAGGAAATATCAAAGAAATTGAAAAATATTTAGAAGTTGATAGTTTAGAATATCTTTCAATTCAAGAAATGCTGCAAGCGGTAGCCGAGGCTGAGGAAGAAAATTTTTGTACAGCTTGCTTCTCCGGTAATTATCCAACAAAAATTGACCTAAATTTTAAGAAAGATATTTATGAAATTTAA
- a CDS encoding MerR family transcriptional regulator, which produces MKDLSIKKLYYSISEVSKIVDVEQYVLRYWETEFEQLSPQKNRAGNRIYTNKEIQLILKIKNLLRDKKFTIEGAKKILENSLTHVDSDNIETNKITEPIESIENNSNTGDEIHDIKIDLAEIKVFLQSLFTKL; this is translated from the coding sequence ATGAAAGATTTATCAATTAAAAAACTTTACTATTCAATCAGCGAAGTCAGTAAAATCGTTGACGTTGAACAATATGTACTTAGGTATTGGGAAACTGAATTCGAACAACTCAGTCCTCAAAAAAATAGAGCTGGAAATAGAATTTATACAAATAAAGAGATTCAACTAATATTAAAAATTAAAAATCTTTTAAGAGACAAAAAGTTTACAATCGAAGGTGCAAAAAAGATACTTGAAAATAGTTTAACACATGTTGATTCAGATAATATCGAAACAAATAAAATTACTGAACCAATTGAAAGTATTGAAAATAATTCTAACACTGGTGATGAAATTCATGATATAAAAATTGATTTAGCTGAAATAAAAGTTTTTCTGCAATCACTATTTACAAAATTATAA
- a CDS encoding TIGR02253 family HAD-type hydrolase gives MIRAIVFDLDNTLVDFMKMKKRSIEEAIPAMIDAGLPITYKECDDFISEIYKEQGIEYQRVFDMLLQRVLQHVDYKILSAGIIAYRRAREAALIPYPHVYSTLNKLLKSGIKLGILSDAPTKEAWLRLAQLNFIHTFDAVVTFNDTGERKPHPAPFKAILNKLNVKPEETLMIGDWAERDILGAKNAGMKTAFAKYGDTFNTQDHGADFELNDISELVGIINEENHL, from the coding sequence ATGATTCGAGCAATCGTATTCGATTTGGACAATACTTTGGTTGATTTCATGAAAATGAAAAAAAGATCAATCGAGGAGGCGATACCGGCAATGATAGATGCAGGTTTACCAATAACCTATAAAGAGTGTGATGATTTTATAAGTGAGATTTATAAAGAGCAAGGAATAGAGTATCAGCGAGTGTTCGATATGTTGCTTCAGCGCGTTCTTCAACATGTTGATTACAAAATACTTTCAGCAGGGATAATAGCTTACCGCAGAGCACGTGAAGCAGCCCTGATTCCTTATCCTCATGTTTATTCAACATTGAATAAGTTATTAAAAAGCGGAATTAAACTTGGAATTTTATCTGATGCTCCGACAAAAGAAGCCTGGTTAAGGTTAGCACAATTAAATTTTATCCATACCTTTGATGCAGTTGTTACTTTTAACGACACAGGAGAACGAAAGCCCCATCCTGCACCATTTAAAGCGATTCTTAACAAACTCAATGTAAAACCTGAAGAAACTTTGATGATTGGAGATTGGGCTGAGAGGGACATTCTCGGGGCAAAAAATGCCGGTATGAAAACCGCTTTTGCGAAATATGGCGACACATTTAATACCCAAGATCATGGTGCTGATTTTGAATTAAACGATATTTCTGAACTCGTTGGCATTATCAATGAGGAAAACCATTTATAA
- a CDS encoding acetylornithine/succinylornithine family transaminase, translating to MIQNIFNKEKKIFLNTYKRIPIEIAYGEGVHLIDKNGKRYLDFFAGLAVNSLGYANPKIIGAITEQIQKFAHLSNYFITDVQVEFGELLLRYSGMNKLFLTNSGTEAIETAMKIIRKVKGSEKIIYSLSNGFHGRTYGALSITQRQNYRKNFEHFLPNISQIFFNNVDDLRKKIDKNTAAVFIEFLQGEGGIHFISKEFADTLSELRTKHNFIVVSDSIQCGIGRTGKPFSHNYLDFHPDIITVAKSIGGGLPLGAVLVNEGLQNCFEPGNHGTTFGGNPVSCAAGKVVLQEVFQNGLMENARSLGQYLANELQELKNLFPLAIKEIRGKGLMIGVELFENGQKFVSKLLEKNILINCTNTNVLRLLPPLIISKSDADFFLYNFHESLKEFKS from the coding sequence ATGATTCAAAATATTTTTAATAAAGAAAAGAAAATTTTTCTTAACACATATAAAAGAATACCAATCGAAATTGCTTACGGCGAGGGTGTACATTTAATTGATAAAAATGGTAAACGTTATTTGGATTTCTTTGCAGGCTTAGCAGTCAATTCGCTTGGCTATGCAAATCCTAAAATTATTGGAGCAATAACAGAACAAATCCAAAAATTTGCTCACCTGTCTAATTATTTTATAACTGATGTTCAGGTTGAATTTGGCGAATTACTTCTGAGATATTCCGGCATGAATAAATTGTTTCTCACAAACAGCGGTACGGAAGCGATTGAAACAGCTATGAAAATAATTAGAAAAGTTAAAGGAAGTGAGAAAATTATATATTCACTTTCAAATGGATTTCATGGAAGAACTTATGGGGCTTTGTCAATCACGCAGAGACAGAACTACAGAAAAAATTTTGAACACTTTTTACCAAATATATCACAGATATTCTTTAACAATGTTGATGACCTCCGAAAAAAAATTGATAAAAACACTGCGGCAGTATTTATTGAGTTTCTGCAAGGAGAGGGGGGAATTCATTTCATAAGTAAGGAATTCGCAGACACATTATCTGAATTAAGAACAAAGCACAATTTTATAGTTGTATCAGATTCAATTCAATGTGGAATAGGCAGAACCGGGAAACCATTCTCTCACAATTATTTAGATTTTCATCCAGATATTATTACTGTTGCAAAATCTATTGGAGGGGGATTGCCGCTCGGTGCTGTGCTTGTTAATGAGGGATTACAAAATTGCTTTGAACCTGGAAATCACGGTACAACTTTCGGTGGTAATCCGGTTTCTTGTGCTGCGGGAAAAGTTGTGTTGCAGGAAGTTTTTCAAAATGGTTTAATGGAAAATGCAAGATCGTTGGGACAGTATCTGGCTAATGAATTACAAGAACTAAAAAATTTATTCCCATTAGCAATCAAGGAAATACGAGGAAAAGGTTTAATGATTGGGGTAGAACTTTTTGAAAATGGACAAAAATTTGTTTCTAAATTACTTGAAAAAAATATTTTAATAAACTGTACAAACACCAATGTCTTAAGACTGTTACCTCCGCTCATAATTAGTAAATCCGATGCTGATTTCTTTCTCTACAATTTTCACGAAAGTTTAAAAGAATTTAAGTCTTAA
- a CDS encoding ParB/RepB/Spo0J family partition protein, whose product MKLGLGRGLEALINPHNLNDNAEQSPDYNNLKKDDGKEINILAKIPVKNISSNPFQPRTNFDPVALDELKKSILSNGLIQPITVRRKSDNHYELISGERRLKACIDIGYIDIPAYIIKVDSDEAMLAMALIENIQREKLNAIEVAAAYKRLMDECHLTQEQIAETVGKDRATVANTIRLLKLPNKIQESLISEEITMGHARALINLPSEELQLSALKKIIENNLSVRKVELLVKNIFADGKIRKTYRPGIKSNVNSAGASAIEDKLMKLFGTKVTIRQKADNIGEVILEFYSLEDLDRLIELFEMIEIKYS is encoded by the coding sequence ATAAAACTTGGATTAGGCCGGGGTTTAGAGGCATTGATCAATCCTCATAATTTGAATGACAATGCTGAGCAAAGTCCTGATTATAATAATCTTAAAAAGGATGATGGAAAAGAAATAAATATTCTGGCAAAGATTCCGGTTAAAAATATTTCCTCAAATCCATTTCAACCCCGAACAAATTTTGATCCGGTTGCTCTCGATGAATTAAAAAAGTCTATCCTGTCAAATGGACTTATTCAGCCAATCACGGTTAGGCGGAAATCTGACAATCATTATGAATTAATTTCCGGTGAAAGAAGATTAAAAGCGTGTATTGATATTGGATACATTGATATCCCAGCCTATATTATTAAAGTTGATTCCGATGAAGCAATGCTGGCTATGGCATTGATAGAAAATATTCAACGGGAGAAACTTAATGCTATCGAAGTGGCAGCAGCTTATAAAAGATTAATGGATGAATGCCACTTGACACAGGAACAAATTGCTGAAACGGTGGGGAAAGATCGTGCAACTGTTGCAAACACAATCCGATTGTTAAAACTACCAAATAAAATTCAAGAGAGTCTAATTAGTGAAGAAATAACTATGGGGCATGCTCGAGCCTTGATTAATCTTCCTTCAGAAGAATTACAGCTATCTGCCCTCAAAAAAATTATTGAGAATAATTTGTCAGTAAGAAAAGTTGAGCTGTTGGTTAAAAATATTTTTGCTGACGGCAAAATTAGAAAGACTTACAGACCTGGAATAAAATCAAATGTAAATTCCGCAGGTGCATCAGCAATTGAAGATAAACTTATGAAATTATTCGGGACAAAAGTTACCATCCGTCAAAAGGCTGACAACATCGGCGAAGTGATTCTTGAATTTTATTCATTAGAAGATCTCGACAGACTTATTGAGTTGTTTGAGATGATTGAAATTAAGTATAGTTAA
- a CDS encoding ParA family protein: MAKVISIANQKGGVGKTTTSINLSSIVAAAEKKTLLIDIDPQSNSSSGVGVTNHSPSVYEVLIGSQNISDVIINTYMPYLDILPSNINLVGAEIELVDMENREGLLKQAVDKIRNDYDFIFIDCPPSLGLLTLNSLNASDSVIIPVQCEYFALEGLGQLLNTINIVKQHFNKDLAIEGVLLTMFDTRLRLSHQVAEEVRKYFGNKVFETVIHRNVRISEAPSFGKPIILYDAISSGAKNYMALASELLERNKIVIKKNNNE, translated from the coding sequence ATGGCGAAAGTTATTTCCATAGCAAATCAAAAAGGGGGAGTTGGTAAAACAACTACTTCAATCAACCTTTCTTCAATTGTTGCAGCCGCCGAAAAAAAGACACTGCTGATTGATATAGATCCTCAATCCAATTCGTCCTCCGGTGTTGGAGTTACAAATCACTCGCCTTCGGTTTATGAAGTCTTAATCGGATCACAGAATATTTCCGATGTAATTATAAATACTTATATGCCCTATCTCGACATACTTCCATCAAATATAAACCTGGTCGGTGCCGAAATAGAATTGGTTGATATGGAAAACAGGGAGGGATTACTAAAGCAGGCTGTTGACAAAATTCGTAATGATTATGATTTTATTTTTATTGATTGCCCGCCTTCGCTCGGTTTACTTACTTTAAATTCGTTGAATGCTTCCGATTCTGTTATCATCCCTGTTCAGTGTGAATACTTTGCACTTGAAGGGTTGGGGCAGCTCCTTAACACAATTAATATTGTAAAGCAGCACTTTAATAAAGATCTCGCTATCGAAGGTGTATTGCTTACAATGTTTGATACCAGATTAAGACTATCGCACCAAGTTGCCGAAGAAGTTAGAAAATATTTTGGTAATAAAGTCTTTGAAACTGTGATCCACCGTAACGTAAGGATTTCAGAAGCACCGAGCTTTGGTAAACCTATAATTCTTTATGATGCAATTTCATCCGGAGCAAAAAATTATATGGCATTAGCTTCAGAGCTGCTTGAGAGAAATAAAATAGTAATTAAGAAAAATAATAATGAGTAA
- a CDS encoding metal-dependent hydrolase produces the protein MKLRYFSHSAFQITNSKGIVILIDPFLDDNPTSPVKSDQVRADYIILTHAHGDHIGDSFKIAKKNNALIICVFELANYCSSKGLNTHGMHIGGSHEFDFGRIKFTIAHHGAVTPDNTYGGVAAGVLITSDGKTIYHTGDTGLFYDMKLIGEMNKINYMLLPIGDNFTMGITDAIKAVEFVKPDFAIPMHYNTFPVITADPNNFKNQAEAKGMKVKILNFGEEIEL, from the coding sequence TTGAAACTAAGATATTTCTCTCATTCGGCTTTCCAAATTACAAATAGTAAAGGAATAGTAATTTTGATAGATCCATTTTTGGATGATAACCCTACCTCTCCGGTAAAATCAGATCAGGTTCGTGCGGACTATATTATTCTTACGCATGCACATGGCGATCACATTGGTGATTCATTTAAAATTGCTAAAAAGAACAATGCACTCATTATTTGTGTTTTTGAGTTAGCTAACTATTGCAGTTCAAAAGGATTGAATACTCATGGAATGCACATAGGGGGAAGTCACGAATTTGATTTCGGACGAATTAAATTTACAATTGCTCATCATGGCGCTGTCACTCCGGATAATACTTATGGAGGTGTTGCGGCTGGAGTGTTAATTACATCCGATGGTAAAACAATTTATCACACAGGTGATACAGGTTTATTTTATGATATGAAACTTATCGGTGAAATGAATAAAATAAATTATATGCTTCTGCCTATCGGGGACAACTTTACTATGGGAATTACTGATGCGATAAAAGCTGTTGAGTTTGTTAAGCCTGATTTTGCGATCCCAATGCATTACAACACTTTCCCTGTTATAACAGCCGATCCTAATAATTTTAAAAACCAAGCTGAAGCAAAAGGAATGAAAGTCAAAATTCTAAATTTTGGCGAAGAGATAGAATTATAG
- a CDS encoding CHAD domain-containing protein, whose translation MKKKFKWEIDGLDKSVSLISAGKKSLSARITALLDSIKIYFEKSSEDNLHQVRISLRRVRYNLELFYSCFDERIFIKFYKRIVRLQDLTGEVRDIDIMKVNLLQGKDFSDANFKKIINKFELKRKVLLEKMNITLFRFTFSKTLKEFLKQLDQRGG comes from the coding sequence ATGAAAAAGAAATTCAAATGGGAAATTGATGGATTGGATAAAAGCGTTTCATTAATTTCTGCAGGTAAAAAATCACTATCAGCGAGAATAACAGCGCTGCTTGATTCTATTAAAATTTATTTCGAAAAATCTTCTGAAGATAATTTACATCAAGTCAGAATTTCATTACGAAGAGTTAGATATAATCTTGAATTGTTCTATTCTTGTTTTGATGAAAGAATATTTATTAAGTTTTATAAACGTATCGTTAGACTACAAGATTTAACCGGTGAGGTGAGAGATATTGACATAATGAAAGTAAATTTATTGCAGGGCAAAGATTTTTCTGATGCAAATTTTAAGAAGATAATTAATAAGTTTGAATTGAAAAGAAAAGTTTTATTGGAAAAAATGAATATCACTTTGTTCAGGTTCACATTCAGTAAAACATTAAAAGAATTTTTAAAACAATTAGATCAAAGAGGAGGATAA
- a CDS encoding glycosyltransferase family 2 protein, producing the protein MNNIYNKNETCAIIPFYNEVNSIDKIIDETLEYCNYIFAVNDGSTDGSENRIKLKNNVKIISHRKNIGKGKALRSGFEEVINSNFKFVVTLDADLQHSPKCIPELINSLSNNDFVIGNRLNDLNNMPLQRIMSNRMTSFLLSQKTGCKILDSQSGFRAFRIEALRKILPTKNGFEAESEMIVHAARNNLRIGFTCIPTIYGDEKVR; encoded by the coding sequence TTGAACAATATTTACAACAAAAATGAAACTTGTGCAATTATTCCTTTTTACAATGAAGTAAATTCAATTGATAAAATAATTGATGAAACTCTTGAATATTGCAATTATATTTTTGCTGTTAACGATGGTTCGACAGATGGATCTGAAAATAGAATTAAATTAAAAAATAATGTCAAAATTATTTCACACCGGAAAAATATTGGAAAAGGCAAAGCACTTCGAAGCGGGTTTGAAGAAGTAATAAATTCTAATTTTAAATTCGTTGTCACACTTGATGCTGATCTTCAACATTCACCCAAGTGCATTCCTGAATTGATTAACAGTTTGTCGAATAATGATTTTGTGATAGGCAATAGGTTAAATGATTTAAATAATATGCCGCTTCAAAGAATTATGAGTAATAGAATGACATCATTTTTACTCTCCCAAAAAACAGGCTGCAAAATTCTTGATAGTCAATCAGGTTTTCGTGCATTTAGAATTGAGGCGCTAAGAAAAATTCTGCCGACAAAAAATGGTTTTGAAGCAGAAAGTGAAATGATAGTTCATGCAGCTCGAAATAATTTACGGATTGGTTTCACTTGTATTCCTACTATTTATGGCGATGAAAAAGTAAGATGA
- a CDS encoding TIGR00159 family protein, which yields MFELFKIGFLTVTFSDLIDISIVSFIIYKLYTLLRGTIAAQIFIGLMIVLFLSFISQAANLKAVSWLLKLVTDIWVIAFLILFQPEIRRLLVFVARNPFFKLFIKNESEESANIIAEAAFELSQKQHGALIVVIKSSGIRGFAETGEIINARLTKSLLTSIFYPRSPMHDGAVIVKNDIIEAAKCILPLSTSTQLNGESLGTRHRAGLGISEQADVISVIVSEETGGISVAENGYLTRGLSKDALRKILSKAIKPPSVKGWRTVLEQYLQQK from the coding sequence ATGTTTGAACTTTTTAAAATAGGATTTCTTACAGTTACATTCTCTGATCTGATAGATATCAGTATTGTTTCTTTTATTATTTACAAACTTTATACATTATTAAGAGGAACAATTGCAGCCCAGATTTTTATCGGCTTGATGATAGTACTTTTCTTATCATTCATTTCCCAGGCAGCAAACCTTAAAGCCGTAAGCTGGTTGTTAAAACTTGTCACAGATATTTGGGTGATTGCCTTTCTAATATTATTCCAGCCGGAAATAAGGAGGCTGTTAGTTTTTGTAGCGCGAAATCCATTTTTTAAATTATTTATAAAAAATGAATCTGAAGAATCAGCAAACATAATTGCTGAGGCAGCTTTCGAATTGTCACAAAAACAACATGGGGCTCTTATAGTGGTAATAAAATCAAGCGGCATCAGAGGTTTTGCTGAAACCGGAGAAATTATTAATGCACGGCTCACAAAATCTTTATTAACTTCTATTTTTTATCCGCGATCTCCAATGCACGATGGGGCAGTGATAGTTAAAAATGATATTATTGAAGCCGCAAAGTGTATTCTCCCCCTTTCTACTTCAACACAGCTAAATGGAGAATCACTTGGGACACGTCATCGTGCAGGGTTAGGAATCAGTGAACAAGCGGATGTAATTAGTGTTATTGTATCGGAAGAAACAGGCGGTATTTCAGTTGCTGAAAATGGCTACCTCACCCGAGGTCTTTCAAAAGATGCTTTGCGAAAAATTTTATCTAAGGCTATTAAACCGCCTTCTGTGAAAGGATGGAGAACTGTTCTTGAACAATATTTACAACAAAAATGA
- the folP gene encoding dihydropteroate synthase produces MKGIKKEFPSSIISVDTTKYEVAVEALKSGAEIINDISGLTFDERIADAVAEYNAGLILMHIKGTPKNMQVNPEYKDIISEIKSFFYTQINKAEIKGVDKIIIDPGIGFGKKYNDNFLILNRLKEFCEIKYPLMIGVSRKSFIGNELTLDVTERDIPSAILETASIQSGARIIRTHNYKNGIYIRRLMRKIIMQNNV; encoded by the coding sequence ATTAAAGGAATCAAAAAAGAATTTCCTTCATCAATCATTTCAGTTGATACCACCAAATATGAAGTAGCAGTTGAAGCTTTAAAGAGTGGCGCAGAAATTATTAATGATATAAGCGGGCTTACATTTGATGAGCGAATAGCAGACGCTGTAGCTGAATATAATGCTGGATTGATTTTAATGCATATTAAAGGAACGCCAAAGAACATGCAGGTTAATCCTGAATACAAAGATATAATCTCAGAAATTAAATCTTTTTTTTATACTCAAATAAATAAAGCTGAGATTAAAGGTGTGGATAAAATCATCATTGATCCGGGAATTGGCTTTGGGAAAAAGTATAATGATAATTTTTTAATCTTAAACCGGTTAAAGGAATTTTGTGAAATTAAATATCCATTAATGATCGGTGTTTCGAGAAAATCTTTTATCGGGAATGAACTTACTCTTGATGTGACAGAGCGGGATATTCCGAGTGCAATATTGGAAACAGCATCTATTCAGTCCGGTGCAAGAATAATTCGCACGCATAACTATAAAAATGGAATTTACATCAGAAGATTAATGCGCAAAATAATAATGCAAAATAATGTTTGA
- a CDS encoding dihydropteroate synthase: MITQEEIIPKKYLFGKREFDFRFPFVMGILNVTPDSFSDGGKYLSKADALSHASEMINVGVDIIDIGGESSRPGSEFISAEEELNRVLPVLKESKKNFLHQSFQLIPPNMK; the protein is encoded by the coding sequence ATGATTACCCAGGAAGAAATTATTCCAAAAAAATATTTGTTCGGTAAAAGAGAGTTTGATTTCAGATTTCCTTTTGTGATGGGAATCTTAAACGTAACTCCGGATTCTTTTTCAGATGGAGGAAAATATTTGTCAAAAGCTGACGCTCTTTCTCATGCCTCTGAAATGATAAATGTCGGGGTTGATATTATTGACATAGGCGGCGAATCAAGCAGACCAGGTTCAGAATTTATTTCTGCTGAAGAAGAATTAAATAGAGTCTTGCCGGTATTAAAGGAATCAAAAAAGAATTTCCTTCATCAATCATTTCAGTTGATACCACCAAATATGAAGTAG
- a CDS encoding ribulose-phosphate 3-epimerase produces MAILAPSILSADLSNLSQQIRLVEMGGADWIHCDIMDGHFVPNITFGPILVEAVKKSTHLPVDVHLMIENPDKFIPDFINAGANYVSVHFEEVKHLNRTINYIKSLGAKAGVVVNPSTPIHFIKNIAEYIDLLLIMTVNPGFGGQSFIPNSNRRIKEAVELRKNMNAKYLIEIDGGVSNKTIVDARNAGAEVFVAGSSIFHSENITASAIELKNLISQ; encoded by the coding sequence ATGGCAATATTAGCGCCTTCAATACTTTCGGCTGACCTCTCAAATCTTTCTCAACAAATTCGTCTGGTTGAAATGGGCGGGGCAGACTGGATTCATTGCGATATTATGGATGGACATTTCGTACCAAACATTACCTTTGGACCGATCCTTGTCGAAGCGGTTAAAAAATCTACCCACCTTCCGGTTGATGTTCATTTGATGATTGAAAACCCGGATAAATTTATTCCTGATTTTATTAATGCCGGCGCTAATTATGTATCTGTGCATTTCGAAGAAGTCAAACATCTTAATCGTACAATTAATTATATTAAATCGCTTGGAGCAAAAGCAGGTGTGGTTGTTAATCCTTCAACTCCAATCCATTTTATAAAGAATATAGCCGAGTACATTGATCTTCTTTTAATTATGACGGTCAATCCGGGATTTGGCGGGCAGTCATTTATTCCAAATTCAAATAGAAGAATTAAAGAAGCTGTTGAATTAAGAAAAAATATGAATGCAAAATATCTGATTGAGATTGATGGAGGGGTGTCAAATAAAACTATTGTTGATGCCCGGAATGCTGGTGCAGAAGTTTTTGTAGCTGGTTCTTCAATTTTTCACTCTGAAAATATTACTGCTTCAGCCATCGAACTGAAGAATCTTATTTCACAATAG
- a CDS encoding PASTA domain-containing protein, which yields MKKIVKKSFVKKTLIALGLIIIGILLLDYLIMPWYVSSPETSVPNVLGLKEAAAIEKLEDADFKVLIADTSFSDKYKAGLVFLQKPNAGSIVKEGRLIYLFVSGGEPEVNVPRLIGRSIRDAKFALEKIGLKHGVVDEISSTNPKEMIFDQQFAEGTPLKRGSSVNITISAGNVDGQIEVPDLIGKSLTEATMILRDSSLVVGKINYQRSFSLLPNTVLDQYPSKGNKLNQGDKVDLFVTKASESGSGDEIKEE from the coding sequence ATGAAAAAAATCGTTAAAAAATCATTTGTTAAAAAAACACTGATCGCTCTTGGGCTAATTATTATTGGCATATTATTACTTGACTATCTAATTATGCCGTGGTATGTAAGCTCGCCTGAAACAAGTGTACCGAATGTATTAGGATTAAAAGAGGCAGCCGCAATTGAAAAACTTGAGGACGCAGATTTCAAAGTGCTGATTGCCGACACTTCCTTTTCTGATAAATACAAGGCAGGGTTAGTATTTTTACAAAAGCCAAATGCCGGAAGCATCGTAAAAGAAGGAAGATTGATCTATCTTTTTGTGAGCGGGGGAGAACCTGAAGTTAATGTCCCAAGATTAATCGGCAGATCAATTCGTGATGCTAAATTTGCACTTGAAAAAATTGGACTAAAACATGGGGTGGTGGATGAAATAAGTTCCACAAATCCTAAAGAAATGATTTTTGATCAGCAGTTCGCCGAGGGCACGCCGCTCAAACGAGGCTCATCAGTTAATATAACAATCAGTGCGGGAAATGTTGATGGGCAAATTGAAGTGCCCGATCTTATTGGAAAATCATTAACTGAGGCTACAATGATTTTACGAGATAGTTCTTTAGTAGTTGGTAAAATAAATTATCAAAGGTCATTTTCTCTTTTGCCAAATACTGTGCTTGATCAATATCCAAGCAAAGGAAATAAATTGAATCAGGGTGATAAAGTTGATTTGTTTGTAACCAAGGCTTCCGAATCCGGTTCGGGAGATGAAATTAAGGAAGAGTAA